The following are from one region of the Salvia splendens isolate huo1 chromosome 2, SspV2, whole genome shotgun sequence genome:
- the LOC121792888 gene encoding LRR receptor-like serine/threonine-protein kinase RGI5, translating into METLPPPPLPLPKTLILFLFFLVTAQSSHCISSDGEALLSLIAAADPYYKSSSPILSTWDPAAATPCSWQGVTCSPHQRVISLSIPNTFLNLSSLPPSLSSLSSLSLLNLSSTNISGPIPSSLSALSSLSLLDLSSNSLSGPIPSSLSSLSSLQFLYLNSNRLTGPIPSSFSSLSSLQILCLQDNLLNGTVPPHLGSLTSLQQLRIGGNPFLTGEIPSSLGLLQNLTTLGAAATSLSGQIPPSLGNLTNLQTLALYDTDVSGVIPPELGYLSELRNLYLHMNKLSGEIPPELGLLKKLTSMLLWGNSLSGNIPPAVANCTDLVVLDVSANELSGKIPEELGLLQVLEQLHLSDNALTGPIPPELSNCSSLIALQLDKNQLSGSIPWQVGRLNYLQSFFLWGNSVSGTIPPEFGNCTELYALDLSRNKLTGNIPEEVFKLGKLNKLMLLGNSLTGTLPRTVATCQSLVRLRLGENQLTGQIPKEIGQLQNLVFLDLYMNRFEGSLPREIANATVLELLDLHNNYITGAIPEELGNLVNLEQLDLSSNSFSGEIPSTFGNFSYLNKLILNNNLLVGKIPSSLRNLQKITLLDLSSNSLSGVIPDVVGYLASLTISLDLSCNRFTGEIPETMSGLRQLQSLDLSRNMLSGRITVLSALTSLTSLNVSHNNFSGPVPVTPFFRTLTVESFLENPHLCESVDGITCSSRFRVRNGLRSARTIALVVVVLVSVLMSVVAVWIIVSRNHHRYVVDHKSGLSGGAGEEDFSYPWTFIPFQKLNFSVQDILGCLRDENVLGKGCSGVVYKAEMPNGEVIAVKKLWKTRNREDESIYDSFAAEIQILGHIRHRNIVKLLGYCSNRSVKLLLYNYIPNGNLQQLLLNNRQLDWETRYKIAVGSAQGLAYLHHDCLPAILHRDVKCNNILLDNKHEAFLADFGLAKLMSSPTYHQAMSRVAGSYGYIAPEYGYTVNITEKSDVYSYGVVLLEILSGRSAVEPQVGDGLHIVEWVRKKMGSFEPAVSVLDPKLQELPDQMVQEMLQTLGIAMFCVNSSPGERPTMKEVVALLMEVKSQPEETGKTSSQPLMKQSSNHS; encoded by the exons ATGGAGACtttaccaccaccaccactaccactaccaaaAACCCTCATATTATTCTTGTTCTTCCTTGTCACTGCGCAGAGTAGTCATTGTATCTCCTCAGACGGGGAAGCCCTCCTCTCCCTCATCGCGGCGGCCGACCCATACTACAAATCCTCCTCCCCAATCCTGTCGACATGGGACCCCGCCGCGGCCACCCCATGCTCATGGCAAGGCGTCACATGCTCCCCACACCAAAGAGTCATCTCCCTCTCCATCCCCAACACCTTCCTCAACCTCTCCTCCCTCCCCCcctccctctcctccctctcctccctctccctcctcaACCTCTCCTCCACCAACATCTCCGGCCCCatcccctcctccctctccgccctctcctccctctccctcctcgACCTCTCCTCCAACTCCCTCTCCGGCCCCatcccctcctccctctcctccctctcctcCCTCCAATTCCTCTACCTCAACTCCAACCGCCTCACCGGCCCCATcccctcctccttctcctcccTCTCCTCCCTCCAAATCCTCTGCTTACAAGACAATCTCCTAAACGGCACCGTTCCACCCCACCTAGGCTCACTCACATCTCTCCAACAGCTCCGCATCGGCGGCAACCCTTTCCTCACCGGAGAAATCCCCTCCTCCTTAGGCCTCCTCCAAAACCTCACCACCCTCGGCGCCGCCGCCACCTCCCTCTCCGGCCAAATCCCCCCCTCCCTCGGCAACCTCACAAACCTCCAAACCCTAGCTTTATACGACACCGACGTCTCTGGCGTCATCCCCCCGGAGCTCGGATACTTATCCGAGCTCCGCAACCTCTACCTCCACATGAACAAGCTATCCGGCGAAATCCCACCGGAACTCGGCCTGCTGAAGAAACTCACCAGCATGCTCCTCTGGGGAAACTCCCTCTCCGGCAACATCCCGCCCGCCGTCGCCAATTGCACCGATCTAGTCGTGCTCGACGTCTCCGCCAACGAGCTCTCCGGAAAAATCCCCGAGGAGCTCGGACTCTTACAAGTCCTGGAGCAGTTGCATCTCTCAGACAATGCTCTGACGGGACCCATCCCGCCAGAGCTGTCCAACTGCAGCAGTCTGATCGCTCTGCAGTTGGACAAGAACCAGCTGTCAGGGTCCATCCCCTGGCAGGTTGGCAGACTGAACTACCTCCAGAGCTTTTTCCTCTGGGGGAATTCTGTCTCTGGCACGATTCCGCCAGAGTTCGGTAACTGTACCGAGCTCTACGCGCTGGACCTTTCGAGAAACAAGCTCACTGGGAACATACCTGAGGAGGTTTTCAAGCTGGGGAAGCTGAACAAGCTTATGTTGCTCGGGAATTCGCTTACTGGCACGTTGCCGCGCACAGTGGCAACGTGCCAGTCCCTCGTGAGGCTGAGGCTAGGGGAGAATCAGCTCACGGGGCAGATACCGAAGGAGATTGGGCAGCTGCAGAATCTCGTGTTCCTCGATCTTTACATGAATCGTTTCGAGGGGAGTTTGCCGCGTGAGATTGCTAACGCGACCGTGTTAGAGCTCTTGGATTTGCATAACAACTACATAACCGGAGCGATACCGGAAGAGTTAGGTAATTTAGTTAACTTGGAGCAGCTTGATTTGAGTAGTAATAGCTTTAGTGGTGAGATTCCTTCCACATTTGGCAATTTCAGTTACTTGAATAAGCTTATCTTGAACAATAATCTGTTAGTTGGAAAGATTCCTAGCTCTTTAAGGAATCTACAGAAGATCACTCTGCTTGATTTGAGTAGCAATAGTTTATCTGGTGTGATTCCTGATGTGGTGGGATACTTAGCTAGTTTGACAATCAGTTTAGATTTAAGTTGTAACAGATTCACCGGTGAGATTCCCGAGACAATGTCAGGTTTGAGGCAACTCCAGTCGCTTGATCTGTCGCGTAACATGTTATCCGGGAGGATCACGGTGCTGAGCGCCTTAACTAGCCTGACCAGCCTCAACGTCTCGCATAACAACTTCTCCGGCCCTGTCCCGGTGACACCTTTTTTTAGAACCTTAACCGTGGAGTCGTTCCTTGAGAATCCCCATTTGTGCGAGTCCGTGGATGGGATCACTTGTTCGTCGCGGTTTAGGGTTAGGAACGGGTTGAGGTCGGCCAGGACCATCGCCCTAGTGGTTGTGGTCCTGGTGTCTGTGTTGATGTCTGTTGTGGCTGTCTGGATTATTGTTTCTAGAAACCATCATAGGTACGTTGTGGATCATAAGTCGGGTTTGTCGGGTGGGGCAGGGGAGGAGGACTTCTCGTATCCGTGGACGTTCATCCCGTTCCAGAAGCTTAACTTCTCGGTGCAGGACATTTTGGGGTGTTTGAGGGACGAGAACGTGCTTGGGAAGGGTTGCTCGGGGGTGGTGTACAAGGCGGAGATGCCTAATGGGGAGGTGATTGCGGTGAAGAAGCTGTGGAAGACGAGGAATCGGGAGGATGAGAGCATCTACGACTCGTTCGCGGCTGAGATACAGATTCTTGGCCACATTAGGCATAGGAATATTGTGAAGCTGCTTGGCTATTGCTCTAATAGAAGTGTGAAGCTCTTGTTGTATAACTACATACCTAATGGGAACTTGCAGCAGCTGTTGTTGAACAATCGGCAGTTGGATTGGGAGACTCGGTACAAGATTGCAGTTGGGTCGGCCCAGGGGCTCGCGTACCTCCACCACGACTGCTTGCCTGCCATCCTCCACCGCGACGTCAAGTGCAACAACATCCTCTTGGATAACAAGCACGAGGCCTTTTTGGCGGATTTTGGCCTCGCGAAGCTCATGAGCTCGCCTACTTACCATCAGGCTATGTCCAGAGTGGCCGGTTCTTATGGTTATATCGCGCCAG AGTATGGATACACGGTGAACATAACGGAGAAGAGCGACGTGTACAGCTATGGAGTCGTGCTGCTCGAGATACTGAGCGGGAGAAGCGCGGTGGAGCCACAGGTAGGGGACGGGCTGCACATCGTCGAGTGGGTGAGGAAAAAGATGGGGAGCTTCGAGCCAGCAGTGTCGGTGCTAGACCCGAAGCTCCAGGAGCTGCCGGACCAGATGGTGCAGGAGATGCTGCAGACGCTAGGGATAGCGATGTTCTGCGTGAACTCGTCGCCGGGGGAGAGGCCGACGATGAAGGAGGTGGTGGCGCTGCTGATGGAGGTGAAGAGCCAGCCGGAGGAAACAGGCAAAACTTCATCTCAGCCGTTGATGAAACAGTCCTCAAATCATAGCTGA